The Pedobacter mucosus genome window below encodes:
- a CDS encoding nuclear transport factor 2 family protein — MATTKELIEKVNQIFKENKMEEFIQILSDDIVWDMHSSSTRHSTLRGKDEISNMDPGENMPARMDFEFGTIIIEGNSACVECTCTGEAPNGKPYHGTSCDIYHFSNDKISRITSYVIDNVKPV; from the coding sequence ATGGCTACTACTAAGGAACTTATAGAAAAGGTCAACCAGATCTTCAAAGAAAATAAAATGGAAGAATTTATACAAATTCTTTCAGATGACATTGTTTGGGATATGCATAGCTCCTCAACAAGACATAGTACGCTTCGCGGCAAAGATGAAATAAGCAATATGGATCCTGGAGAAAATATGCCAGCGAGAATGGATTTTGAATTTGGTACAATTATAATAGAAGGTAATAGTGCCTGTGTTGAATGTACATGTACAGGAGAGGCACCAAACGGAAAACCGTACCATGGTACATCTTGCGATATCTATCATTTTTCAAATGATAAAATATCGCGAATTACCTCATATGTTATCGATAATGTTAAACCTGTTTAA
- a CDS encoding PAS domain-containing protein, with protein MINSYQLNNFSSIETDRLAALKRYKIANTQTEKAFDDLAKLTCGIFGVPISLITFIDEQTVCFKANVGFGNETSEPRKYSICDQTLQSDGVTVVEDVHQIPKFVGNEFGIRFYAGAPLVTSDGHKIGTICIMDYQPSEFDGKKQEILIGLAEVTMDRVELRLNALNDETLKIDNQKILSVNKEISAQNSNLIDFQAHIAEANNVLEEVLDSFEMIFKQTPMPMGICSSESNTIWQANEAFIQTFGTNDFLIGSKLDTLFSGTDDVDLKSIIRDVHQNKIPYHATGLKLMLNQADGSRGIYVNISLQPVGRMGDEPDNIMFILTDVTDQIISKQLTQEANLVLLNALEATRIGYTVVNFETGKMTSNNQMKNNYGFLSEEDFNYSDLFHAILPKYEMKIKRMVQQAIKTKGLYEAEYEVQWRDGSIHWIRAFGKPVYNANGEATHIIGFNQIITKSK; from the coding sequence ATGATCAATTCCTACCAACTTAATAACTTTTCTTCTATTGAGACAGACAGGCTTGCAGCGCTGAAACGCTATAAAATTGCAAATACTCAAACTGAAAAAGCTTTTGATGACCTGGCGAAACTTACCTGCGGTATATTTGGTGTGCCTATTTCTTTGATTACTTTCATTGATGAACAAACTGTTTGCTTTAAAGCAAACGTTGGCTTTGGAAATGAAACCTCTGAGCCACGAAAATATAGCATCTGTGATCAGACCCTCCAATCTGATGGCGTTACTGTTGTAGAAGATGTTCACCAGATTCCTAAATTTGTTGGCAATGAGTTTGGAATAAGGTTTTATGCAGGCGCTCCCTTGGTTACATCAGATGGGCATAAAATCGGAACCATATGTATAATGGATTATCAACCATCAGAATTTGACGGGAAAAAGCAGGAAATTTTGATTGGGCTTGCAGAGGTTACAATGGATAGGGTGGAACTTAGGCTTAATGCCCTAAATGATGAAACGCTTAAAATAGATAATCAGAAAATATTATCTGTTAACAAAGAAATAAGCGCACAAAACTCCAATTTGATAGATTTTCAAGCGCACATTGCCGAAGCCAACAATGTTTTGGAGGAAGTATTGGATAGCTTTGAAATGATTTTTAAGCAAACCCCTATGCCAATGGGTATATGCTCAAGTGAAAGCAATACTATTTGGCAGGCAAATGAAGCATTTATACAAACCTTTGGTACAAATGATTTCCTGATAGGTAGTAAATTAGATACCCTTTTCTCAGGAACTGATGATGTTGATTTAAAAAGTATTATTCGAGACGTCCACCAAAATAAAATTCCCTACCACGCAACAGGTTTAAAATTGATGTTAAATCAAGCGGATGGTTCAAGGGGAATTTATGTAAACATATCATTGCAGCCCGTGGGAAGAATGGGCGATGAACCAGACAATATTATGTTCATCCTTACCGACGTTACTGATCAGATTATTTCAAAACAACTTACTCAAGAAGCCAATTTAGTATTATTGAATGCGCTTGAGGCCACCAGGATTGGATACACTGTCGTAAATTTTGAAACCGGTAAGATGACTTCAAACAATCAGATGAAGAATAATTATGGATTTCTAAGCGAAGAAGATTTTAATTATTCAGATTTATTCCATGCGATATTACCAAAGTATGAAATGAAAATTAAGAGAATGGTTCAGCAGGCAATTAAGACTAAAGGACTTTACGAGGCAGAATATGAAGTACAATGGAGAGACGGATCAATTCATTGGATTCGTGCTTTTGGTAAACCTGTATACAATGCCAATGGAGAAGCTACTCATATTATTGGTTTTAATCAAATTATAACGAAATCCAAATAA
- a CDS encoding TetR/AcrR family transcriptional regulator: MARTKDFDENEVLTKAIQLFWLKGYNATSMQDLVNALGISRSSLYDTYIDKHTLFLKALETYQKAGNAKINEIINQSVSPKETIFKLMELATKDLVGDKQQKGCFMVNAEVEVAPHDQEVSKLVCQNEKQMETAFFQVIEKGQESGEIKNTQDALVLAKFIFNAVKGMQVTAKSNSDAANFGNIIKLTLTALD; this comes from the coding sequence ATGGCAAGAACGAAAGATTTTGATGAGAATGAGGTGCTAACCAAAGCAATCCAACTGTTTTGGCTAAAGGGTTATAATGCTACGTCTATGCAGGATTTGGTAAACGCCTTGGGTATTAGTCGCTCGAGTTTGTACGATACCTACATTGATAAACACACTCTTTTCTTAAAAGCATTAGAAACTTATCAAAAAGCTGGAAACGCAAAAATTAACGAGATTATAAATCAATCGGTTTCACCAAAGGAAACCATATTCAAGTTGATGGAACTTGCTACCAAAGATCTAGTTGGCGATAAACAACAGAAAGGCTGTTTTATGGTAAATGCCGAAGTTGAGGTTGCGCCACACGATCAGGAAGTAAGTAAATTGGTTTGCCAGAATGAAAAACAAATGGAAACCGCTTTTTTTCAAGTTATTGAAAAAGGTCAGGAAAGTGGAGAAATAAAAAATACCCAAGACGCATTGGTTCTGGCGAAATTTATCTTTAATGCGGTAAAAGGAATGCAGGTTACTGCTAAATCCAATTCAGACGCTGCTAACTTCGGAAATATAATTAAACTAACATTAACTGCGTTAGACTAA
- a CDS encoding carboxylesterase/lipase family protein: MKFPNIIKKALVFEKLIAITLLIFCMSVPATSQTAKSVIQVKVNEGTLEGQILKSGIQHFMGIPYAKPPVGNLRWKAPQQLTKWNGVRKAVKFGPRPIQKSGLLYEFRSDNMSEDCLYLNIWAANNSSQKPKPVYVFIHGGSFIHGDGSQPAYDGESMAKQGIIYVTINYRLGVFGFLAHPDLSRESQIGASGNYGLLDQVAALKWIKANIAAFGGDPDKITLGGESVGAQSVSAHMASPLSKGLFSAAIAESSSLLDTRKLIYSKAFAENLGLDFSKITKTSSLAQLRSLNAKQLLKLASKGDPRRFKPSIDGYFLNEFPLEVFENGRQAKVPLIVGWNADEVPAMAFYRLKKANPKNFQKKVQRIYGDNAKELLTYYPVTTKKEARLAGAKLASDWLINYGSWQLAEQHTKNSDVSVYRYLFTQPHPGLTPKAIKSGTFFQVLLKKLINKTITGSAFHAAEIEYALGNLDVQQNYAWKDDDYKVSKQMQGYFVNFIKTQNPNGLTETDLLNWPKVENGKPVKFMRLGTESRVETELDTNRTRFLLLRKIGIAD; encoded by the coding sequence ATGAAATTCCCCAATATAATTAAGAAAGCATTAGTTTTTGAAAAACTAATCGCTATAACACTTCTGATTTTTTGTATGTCAGTTCCGGCTACATCTCAGACTGCTAAATCAGTAATTCAAGTTAAGGTTAATGAAGGTACGCTTGAAGGACAAATTCTAAAAAGTGGTATTCAACATTTTATGGGTATTCCCTATGCAAAACCGCCAGTTGGTAATTTAAGGTGGAAAGCACCGCAGCAATTGACAAAATGGAATGGTGTAAGAAAAGCAGTAAAGTTTGGACCTAGACCTATCCAGAAATCTGGTTTACTTTATGAATTTAGGTCTGACAATATGAGTGAAGATTGTTTATACCTAAATATTTGGGCAGCAAATAATTCATCACAAAAACCTAAACCTGTTTATGTTTTTATACATGGCGGTTCTTTTATACACGGTGATGGCTCTCAACCGGCCTATGACGGAGAAAGTATGGCCAAACAAGGCATAATTTATGTTACCATAAACTATAGATTAGGTGTTTTTGGTTTTTTGGCGCATCCTGATTTAAGTAGAGAATCTCAAATTGGTGCCTCAGGAAACTATGGACTCTTGGATCAGGTTGCGGCGCTAAAATGGATAAAGGCAAATATTGCTGCATTTGGTGGAGATCCTGATAAAATAACACTTGGCGGTGAATCGGTTGGCGCACAATCTGTAAGTGCACATATGGCATCTCCATTATCAAAAGGATTATTTTCGGCTGCCATTGCCGAAAGTAGCTCACTTTTAGATACAAGAAAACTTATATATTCAAAAGCATTTGCCGAAAATTTAGGTTTGGATTTCTCAAAAATAACAAAAACAAGTTCACTAGCTCAATTGCGTTCGCTAAATGCAAAACAGTTATTGAAATTGGCTTCTAAAGGTGATCCAAGAAGATTTAAACCCAGTATTGATGGTTACTTTTTAAATGAATTTCCTTTGGAAGTATTTGAAAATGGCAGACAGGCAAAAGTTCCACTAATTGTTGGATGGAACGCTGATGAAGTGCCTGCAATGGCTTTTTATAGATTGAAAAAAGCGAATCCAAAGAATTTTCAAAAGAAAGTACAAAGAATTTATGGAGACAATGCTAAAGAGCTGTTAACCTATTATCCGGTTACGACAAAAAAAGAAGCACGACTTGCGGGAGCAAAATTGGCTAGTGATTGGCTCATCAATTATGGGTCGTGGCAGCTTGCCGAACAACATACAAAAAATAGTGATGTGTCAGTTTACAGGTATTTATTTACGCAGCCACACCCTGGCTTAACACCAAAGGCAATTAAGAGCGGAACTTTCTTTCAGGTATTGCTAAAAAAACTTATTAACAAAACCATTACGGGCTCCGCTTTTCATGCAGCGGAAATTGAATATGCTTTGGGTAATTTAGATGTTCAGCAGAACTATGCATGGAAAGATGACGACTACAAAGTTTCGAAACAGATGCAAGGCTACTTTGTTAATTTCATCAAAACACAGAACCCAAATGGATTGACGGAAACCGATTTACTTAACTGGCCGAAGGTAGAAAATGGAAAGCCTGTAAAATTTATGCGATTAGGCACAGAAAGTAGAGTGGAAACAGAATTAGATACGAACCGAACTCGATTCCTTCTCCTTCGAAAAATTGGAATCGCTGATTAA
- a CDS encoding ATP-binding protein, with protein MANSDWFYKSLEFQNFFRGASRSLILKADFPLFTVVAASDRYLALTHKQREEVLGNGLFETYPGAHSDPNEKNSVFSSFMRVIESKDTDELPIFKYEISIGESDKKEAHYWTNVNEPILDENGNVAFIINTTTNITDRVRQEQALEESENRFEVMAEGTDVMIAVGDETGGAVYFNHAWELATSRSKSELLEFGWVDLIHPDDRGKVMEIFNAAFAKKDPWLWEFRMPAGPKKYRWLMARGSPRFTQDGTFAGYISSTVDITAQKEQQEHLAKLNEDLYVINEELTATNEEFIYTQTELVATNSQLATSEKQLINSKIKLEESEHLLTLAMQSSGLGVWNADLKTGALTLSDRAREIHGLLLDKEITLEESFELIDHLDRENVKDAIKAAVKYNGHILIEYKINNLASKTNKWLRVSGIVQKDNHGTPVNILGTMLDITEQKLNEQRKNDFISMVSHELKTPLTSINAYVQILENTANKKNDLVATSLLGKAAKQVGKMTTLINGFLNVSRLESAKIHIERVKFDMATLIAEAEEDSHASITSHQIIFAPVEQTIVLADRDKIGQVINNLINNAAKYSPNGTTINVACVTKGELATVSVKDQGYGISAENLPKLFERYYRVESGLQGISGFGIGLYLCYEIVKRHDGDIWAESIVGEGSTFYFTLPLSKI; from the coding sequence ATGGCTAATAGCGATTGGTTTTACAAAAGCTTAGAATTTCAGAATTTTTTTCGAGGAGCATCAAGATCGCTTATTCTCAAAGCAGACTTTCCGCTATTTACTGTCGTAGCAGCAAGCGACCGTTACCTGGCGCTTACACATAAACAGCGTGAGGAAGTTTTAGGAAATGGACTTTTTGAAACTTATCCTGGTGCACATTCTGATCCCAATGAAAAGAACAGTGTTTTTAGTTCTTTTATGCGTGTGATTGAAAGTAAGGATACAGATGAACTTCCAATTTTTAAATACGAAATAAGCATTGGAGAAAGCGATAAAAAGGAGGCTCATTACTGGACAAATGTGAACGAACCAATCCTTGATGAGAATGGAAACGTAGCCTTTATCATTAATACCACCACTAATATTACCGATAGAGTGCGCCAAGAGCAAGCTCTGGAGGAAAGTGAGAATAGGTTTGAAGTAATGGCAGAAGGAACTGATGTAATGATTGCTGTAGGTGATGAAACCGGCGGAGCAGTATACTTCAATCATGCATGGGAGCTAGCTACAAGTCGGTCGAAAAGTGAATTGCTAGAATTTGGATGGGTCGATCTTATCCATCCTGATGATAGAGGCAAAGTGATGGAAATTTTTAATGCCGCGTTTGCAAAAAAAGATCCATGGTTATGGGAATTCCGCATGCCAGCCGGACCAAAAAAATATCGTTGGCTAATGGCTAGAGGCAGTCCGAGATTTACTCAGGATGGTACTTTTGCTGGGTATATCAGTTCTACAGTAGATATTACAGCACAAAAAGAACAACAGGAACACTTAGCAAAACTTAATGAAGATTTATATGTGATTAATGAAGAATTGACAGCCACAAATGAAGAGTTTATATATACGCAAACCGAACTTGTCGCTACCAATTCACAGTTGGCCACAAGTGAAAAACAACTTATCAATTCTAAAATAAAACTTGAAGAAAGCGAACATTTATTAACCTTGGCAATGCAATCTTCTGGCCTTGGTGTATGGAATGCCGACTTAAAAACAGGAGCGCTCACACTTTCTGATCGAGCAAGGGAAATACATGGTTTGCTTTTGGATAAAGAAATTACCCTTGAGGAATCTTTCGAGCTTATTGATCATCTAGACCGTGAAAATGTTAAAGACGCAATCAAGGCCGCAGTAAAATATAACGGGCATATTTTAATAGAATATAAAATCAATAATCTTGCATCCAAAACTAATAAATGGCTTAGGGTGAGCGGAATAGTTCAGAAGGATAATCATGGCACTCCAGTAAATATTTTAGGTACCATGCTTGATATTACGGAACAAAAACTTAACGAACAACGCAAGAATGATTTCATTAGCATGGTTAGCCATGAACTTAAAACGCCTCTTACTTCCATAAATGCTTATGTTCAGATATTAGAAAATACGGCAAATAAAAAAAATGATTTAGTTGCAACATCGCTTCTTGGAAAAGCGGCAAAGCAAGTTGGAAAAATGACTACATTAATTAATGGATTTCTTAATGTTTCAAGGTTAGAATCAGCAAAAATACATATTGAGCGGGTAAAATTTGATATGGCTACATTGATCGCCGAGGCAGAAGAAGATTCTCATGCTTCCATTACCAGTCATCAAATAATTTTTGCACCAGTAGAACAAACAATCGTTTTGGCAGATCGAGACAAAATTGGCCAAGTAATTAATAATTTAATAAATAATGCCGCAAAATATTCACCTAACGGAACCACTATAAATGTAGCCTGCGTTACAAAAGGTGAACTGGCTACGGTCAGCGTTAAAGATCAAGGATATGGAATCAGTGCAGAAAACCTGCCTAAACTTTTTGAACGCTATTATCGAGTTGAAAGCGGCCTTCAAGGCATTTCTGGCTTTGGCATTGGTCTTTACCTTTGCTATGAAATTGTTAAGAGGCACGATGGAGACATTTGGGCAGAAAGCATCGTGGGTGAAGGAAGCACTTTCTATTTTACCTTACCCTTGTCTAAAATTTAA
- a CDS encoding bifunctional helix-turn-helix transcriptional regulator/GNAT family N-acetyltransferase codes for MSIFEKTGKMALGSRLRFMATSITDEAVKIYELYNVEFSTKWFPVFFILAEEGEKTITEIANSIGHSQPSVTKIIKEMTIAGLVIDNLNSKDKRKNVVALTDKGTKLSDKIKLQYSDIDKAINGIINEATHNLWEALAEWEFLLEQKSLLKRVMEQKKLRESKDVRIIAYQPKYQSAFKLLNEEWISNYFEMEEADYKALDNPEEYILSKGGKIFVALYNDEPLGVCALIKMDGKKYDYEMAKMAVSPKAQGKNIGWLLGQEIIKTVKELGASKIYLESNTILKPAISLYHKMGFQKIIGNPTPYKRCNIQMELNLKNK; via the coding sequence ATGAGTATTTTTGAAAAGACTGGTAAAATGGCATTGGGGAGTAGACTAAGGTTTATGGCAACAAGTATAACGGATGAAGCTGTTAAGATATATGAGCTTTACAACGTTGAATTTTCTACAAAGTGGTTTCCGGTATTTTTTATTCTCGCTGAAGAAGGCGAAAAAACCATTACAGAAATTGCAAATAGTATAGGGCATTCTCAACCTTCAGTTACTAAAATAATAAAGGAAATGACGATAGCAGGATTGGTAATTGATAACCTAAATTCAAAAGACAAGCGAAAAAATGTTGTTGCATTAACTGATAAGGGAACAAAGCTTTCTGATAAAATAAAGCTTCAGTACAGTGATATTGATAAGGCGATCAATGGTATTATTAACGAAGCAACGCATAATTTATGGGAGGCATTGGCAGAATGGGAGTTTTTATTGGAACAAAAGTCTTTATTAAAAAGGGTGATGGAGCAGAAAAAGCTTCGGGAAAGTAAGGATGTCCGGATTATAGCTTATCAACCAAAATATCAATCCGCTTTTAAATTACTTAATGAGGAATGGATTTCAAACTATTTTGAAATGGAGGAAGCTGATTATAAGGCATTGGATAATCCTGAGGAATATATTTTGAGTAAAGGCGGAAAAATATTTGTCGCTTTGTACAATGACGAACCTTTGGGTGTTTGTGCACTTATTAAAATGGACGGCAAAAAATACGATTATGAAATGGCTAAGATGGCCGTTTCTCCAAAAGCACAAGGTAAAAATATAGGCTGGTTGTTGGGTCAGGAAATTATTAAAACTGTTAAGGAACTAGGGGCTTCTAAAATCTATTTAGAAAGTAATACCATTTTAAAACCTGCTATTAGTCTTTATCATAAAATGGGTTTTCAGAAAATTATAGGAAACCCAACACCTTATAAACGTTGCAATATTCAAATGGAACTAAATCTTAAAAATAAATAG
- a CDS encoding response regulator transcription factor, which produces MSKNIVVLEDDEGIRDVLEILLLSEGHEVNAFADISSFVANKPKDADLFLLDVMLPDGNGILVCNDLKKTQKTANIPVLMMSAHADFSALSLNCKADGFITKPFDINHFLDLVNEHLKEG; this is translated from the coding sequence ATGTCAAAAAATATAGTCGTTTTGGAAGATGATGAGGGAATACGGGATGTGCTCGAAATTCTATTATTAAGCGAAGGACACGAGGTTAATGCTTTTGCAGATATTAGCAGCTTCGTTGCCAATAAACCTAAAGATGCAGACCTTTTTCTTTTGGATGTAATGTTACCGGATGGTAATGGAATATTGGTATGCAATGATCTTAAAAAAACTCAAAAAACAGCAAACATTCCTGTGTTAATGATGAGCGCACACGCTGACTTTTCGGCGTTGTCTTTAAACTGCAAGGCCGACGGTTTCATTACCAAGCCGTTTGATATTAATCATTTTCTTGATTTGGTAAATGAGCATTTAAAAGAAGGATAA
- a CDS encoding PQQ-dependent sugar dehydrogenase: MRTRLYISLLFGSLILMSSCSKKGVEEDATEPAPTNPSTGQSVETSPANTVYKPAFIGQTRINSVKTTTPIVFSAIATTLSSPWGITSMPDGRLLITEKAGTMRIANVNGTLSSQITGIPAVNSSGQGGLLGLCIDPQFATNRMVYWVFSENSVGGTQSSVAKGRLANNERTIENATVIFRANPTFNSTLHYGGRILFDRTGNLVVSTGERSDLASRPLAQSVGAALGKIVRITTSGQAASGNPVFSQANALPELYSIGHRNPQGLALHPITGDFWQSEHGPRGGDELNRIQAGANYGWPTITYGIEYSGERVGAGIQQQSGLEQPVYYWDPVISPSGMTFYKGNQISEWQNNLFICSLSATHIARLVIENNKVVGEEKLLATENQRFRDITQGIDNALYAITDGGKLYRIDKQ; the protein is encoded by the coding sequence ATGAGAACTAGACTTTATATTTCTTTGTTATTTGGCAGTTTAATTTTAATGTCGAGCTGCTCAAAAAAAGGGGTCGAGGAAGATGCAACAGAGCCCGCTCCAACCAATCCTAGTACAGGTCAAAGCGTTGAAACAAGTCCTGCAAATACTGTCTATAAACCTGCTTTTATAGGTCAGACAAGAATTAACTCGGTAAAAACCACCACTCCTATTGTATTTTCGGCAATAGCAACTACTCTATCTTCACCTTGGGGCATAACAAGTATGCCCGACGGCCGCTTATTGATTACTGAAAAGGCTGGTACGATGCGTATTGCAAATGTAAATGGGACACTTAGCAGTCAAATAACAGGAATACCCGCCGTAAATTCTTCAGGCCAAGGCGGCTTACTGGGTCTTTGCATAGATCCACAATTTGCAACTAATAGAATGGTTTATTGGGTCTTTTCAGAGAATTCTGTCGGCGGAACACAAAGTTCGGTGGCTAAAGGCAGACTTGCAAATAATGAGCGAACTATAGAAAATGCTACAGTAATTTTTCGGGCAAATCCAACATTTAATAGCACATTACATTATGGAGGACGAATTTTATTTGACCGCACTGGGAATTTAGTGGTCAGTACAGGTGAAAGATCTGATCTTGCAAGCAGACCTTTGGCCCAATCCGTTGGTGCAGCCTTGGGTAAAATTGTGCGTATTACCACCAGCGGGCAGGCAGCTTCTGGAAACCCAGTTTTTTCGCAGGCTAATGCATTGCCTGAGCTTTATAGCATTGGGCATAGAAATCCACAGGGCTTGGCACTTCATCCCATAACGGGAGATTTTTGGCAAAGCGAACATGGCCCTCGTGGAGGCGATGAATTAAATCGTATTCAGGCAGGTGCAAACTATGGTTGGCCAACCATAACGTATGGAATTGAATATAGTGGAGAGCGTGTAGGTGCTGGAATTCAGCAACAAAGCGGGTTAGAACAACCTGTATACTATTGGGATCCCGTAATTTCACCTAGTGGAATGACATTTTATAAGGGCAATCAAATCTCGGAATGGCAAAATAATTTGTTCATATGTTCACTAAGTGCAACTCATATTGCAAGGCTAGTTATCGAAAACAATAAAGTTGTTGGAGAAGAAAAGCTATTAGCTACTGAAAATCAACGCTTTAGAGATATTACTCAAGGAATTGATAATGCCTTATATGCCATTACAGATGGAGGAAAATTATATCGTATTGATAAACAATAG